The Streptomyces sp. NBC_00775 genome includes the window GTCGGGTTGGGGGTGCGCTCCAGCATCTCGTCCGCGGCCACCAGGAGACCCGGGGTGCAGAAGCCGCACTGGACGGCGCCGGCGTCGATGAACGCCTGCTGGATGGGCGACAGTTCGCCGCCCTCGCCAGTCTGCGAGTCGTGGCCCTTGGCGGCCCAGTGCTTGGCCTCGTCGAGTGTCGTGCCCGATGTCCCGGACGTCCCGCAGGCTCCGGTGGCGCAACCGCCGTGCTCGGCGCGCTGCTTGGCGAAGTCGGCGAGACCTTCAACGGTGACGACCTCGCGGCCCTCGACCTGACCGGCCGCGACCAGACACGAACACACCGGCACCCCGTCGAGGCGGACGGTGCAGGAACCGCACTCGCCCTGCTCGCAGGCGTTCTTGGAGCCGGGCAGGCCCATGCGCTCACGCAGCACGTACAGAAGGGACTCGCCCTCCCACACGTCGTCGGCTTCCTGCTTACGGCCGTTGACCGTGAAATTGACGCGCATTACGCGACTCCCTCCGTGCGGGCGGCGGTGCCGCGGTACGACTCCCAGGTCCAGGTCAGGGTGCGGCGGGCCATGATGCCGACCGCGTGGCGGCGGTAGCTCGCCGTGCCCCGGACGTCGTCGATCGGGTTGCAGGCGGCGGAGCACAGGTCCGCGAACTGCTTGGCGACCGACGGGGTGATGATCTTGCCGTTGTCCCAGAAGCCGCCCTCTTCGAGCGCCGCGTTCAGGAACTCCTCGGCGGCCTTGGCGCGGACCGGGGTCGGCGCGGCCGAGCCGATGCCGGTGCGGACCGTACGCGACGAGGGGTGCAGCGCCAGGCCGAAGGCGCAGACCGCGATGACCATGGCATTGCGGGTGCCGACCTTCGAGTACTGCTGCGGGCCGTCCGCCTTCTTGATGTGTACGGCCCTGATCAGCTCGTCGGCCGCGAGCGCGTTGCGCTTCACGCCGGTGTAGAACTCGTCGATCGGGATCAGCCGCGAGCCGCGTACGGACTCGACCTCGACCTCGGCGCCCGCCGCGAGGAGCGCGGGGTGGGCGTCACCGGCCGGGGAGGCGGTGCCGAGGTTGCCGCCGACGCCGCCGCGGTTGCGGATCTGCGGGGAGGCCACGGTGTGGGAGGCGAGGGCCAGGCCGGGCAGTTCGCCGCGCAGGTTCTCCATGATCTGGGTGTAGGGAACGGAGGCGCCCAGGCGCACGCTCTCCTCGCCGACCTCCCACTCGCTCAGCTCGCCGATGCGGTTCAGATCCAGGAGGTACTCGGGCCGGCGGTGGTCGAAGTTGATCTCGACCATCACATCGGTGCCACCCGCAATCGGCACAGCGGTGGGGTGCTCAGCCTTGGCGGCGAGCGCCTCCTCCCAGCTGGCGGGGCGAAGGAAGTCCATGAGTGGCTCTCTTCATTCGTATCGTGGTGGTTCTGATCAAGCCAGATCGTGTGCGGCGGGCCCGGCTCGTTCATGAGTTGTTAACGCGGATTGACGCCAGTACACAGCGCCGTCCCGCACCGGGGTCAGTCACCGAAACCATGAAGGAGTTGGCTGGCCAGCGCGCGCATCTTGTAGATTCGTATGAACGGAGGTCATCAGTAACCTCCTCGTTTTCCTGGGGAAACGTCAGTCACAGCCCTTGAGAGCCAGGTCACAGCCCGGGAGCCGACCGGTACGGCTCGCCCGACCCACTCGCGGGGGGATCCGCTCCCAGATCCCACAGATCCATCGTAGATTTCGAGACAAAGAACGGCGGCGACGAGAATGCGGCTGCGCGCACTGCTGGACACCGACGCGCTGGGCCTGCGGCTGCTCGGCGGCGAGGACGAGCTGGACCGCACCGTACGCGGTGTGATGACCACGGACCTCAAGGACCCCAGCCGCTACCTCTCGGGCGGCGAGCTGGTCCTCACCGGCCTCGCCTGGCGGCACGACGCCGGGGACTCCGAGCCCTTCGTACGCATCCTCGCGGGCGCCGGGGTCGCGGCCCTCGCCGCCGGTGAGGCTGAGCTGGGCGCTGTGCCGGACGACCTGGTCCAGGCCTGCGTCCGGCACCGGCTGCCGCTGTTCGCGGTGAACGAGCGGGTGGCCTTCGCGACGATCACCGAACACGTCGTACGGCAGGTCTCGGGCGAGCGCGCCGGGGATCTGGCCGCCGTGGTGGACCGCCACCGGCGGATGATGACCTCCGGTCCGGCCGGCGGCGGCCCGGACGTGGTGCTGGATCTGCTCGGCACCGACCTGGACCTGCGGGCCTGGGTCCTCTCGCCCACCGGACGGCCCATCGCGGGCTCCAAGGCCGAGGGGGGCGCGCTGCCCGCGGACGTGTGCGCCAAGCTGGCCGCCGAGCACCTGGCGGCGGCGCGCACCGGACGGCGGGGGCCGCACCGGGTGACGGTCGGCACGACGCCGTACTCGCTCTTCCCGGTCCGCTCGTCCGGGCGCTCCACGGGCGCGTCCCGGGACGTGCGCGAGACGGTGCTCTCCGACTGGGTGCTCGCCGTCGAGGCGGATGCCGGGGACTGGCCCGAGGAGCGGCTCGACCTGCTCCAGGGTGTCACCCAGCTGATCGCGGTCGAGCGGGACCGGCGGGACGCGGCGCGCACGGTGCGGCGGCGGCTCGCGCAGGAGGTTCTGGAGCTGGTGCAGACCGGCGCCGCGCCCGCCGAGATCGCGGCGCGGCTGCGGGTGGCCGCGCCGGTGCTGCTGCCGGGCCTCGGCGCCGCGCCGCACTGGCAGGTCGTGGTGGCCCGCGTCGAGTGGGAGGGCGGCGAGATCGAGGGCGGTCCGGTCGCCCAGTCGCTGCTGGAGGAGATCCTCGTCGACCCGCTGTCGGCGGGACCGGAGCACTCCGACCGTATCGCCGTCGCCCACACGGGTGACGAGGCGATCGCTCTCGTACCCCTTCCGGCGGTCTCGGCGGAGCACGACGGCTCCGAGTCGGGCCTGCTCGCCGACACGCTTCTGGAGGCCGTACGGGCCCCGCTCTCGGCCGGTCTGAACGACGACGGGCGGCTCACGCTCGGCGTCAGCGCCGCCGTGCACTCGGCGGAGGGGCTGCGCGGCGCGCTGGAGGAGGCCCGGCACGCACGCCGGGTCGCCGGGGCGCGTCCGGGCCGGGTCTGCGCGGCCGGACACCAGGAGCTGGCCTCGCACGTACTGCTGCTGCCGTTCGTGCCGGACGACGTACGCCGCGCCTTCACCGCACGGCTCCTGGACCCGCTGCGGGACTACGACCGCCGTCACCGTGCCGAGCTGATCCCCACCCTGGAGGCGTTCCTCGACTGCGACGGCTCCTGGACGCGGTGCGCCACGCGGCTGCACCTGCACGTCAACACGCTGCGCTACCGGGTGGGCCGTATCGAGCAGTTGACGAGTCGGGACCTGTCGCGCCTGGAGGACAAGCTCGATTTCTTCCTGGCATTGCGCATGAGCTGAGGTCGCGGGCCCGGCGGCCCCGGACTCCCCAAGTGCCGCCGGTGTCCCACGACTTTGTGAAATCCTTCACCCGCCCCCTTGGCCGGGCCCCGTGATCCGTGCTGAGATGCCACCACTCAACAGCTCAATGGCGTGCTCGGGGAGGGCAACGTGGCGCATACCGCCATGTCTGGTTCCGGAACGACTGCAGGGGACGATCCACTCCAGACCGCGGTATGGCGGCTGCGCTCGCGCGCCTGCTGGGCCGACGCGGCGGCACTGCTCCAACCGCACACGGCGGGAGCGTCGCTCCAGCGGGCCTCACTCCTCGTCGAACGGTGTCTGTACACCGAGCAGGGCTGGGCCGAGGCGGAGGACGCGCTGCGCACGGCGGAGGCGGTGGCCCAGAGCGACGACGAGCGGGGCGCGGCGGCCTGTGAGCGCGGGCAACTGGCGTACGCGGCCACGCTGCTCGGCGTGCGTGACCGTGCGGACGAGGCGCGCGCCGCGCTCGGCCGGGCCGCGGCCCTGATCACGCCAGGCGCCCCCGGGCGGGCCCTCCTCGACTTCCGGCGTGGGCTGCTCGCCGAGAATCTCGCGCGGTCGCCGCAGGCCGCTCGCGCGGCGTATCGGCGGGCTCATGCGGGTGCGGTCGCTCAGGGGGACCCGTTGCTGCTCTCGTTCACCTGGCGGCATCTCGCTGGACTTGCCTTGCGGGACGGGGAGTTGGCGGAGGCGCGACATGGCTTCGCCGAATCGCTGCGGATCCGCGAGGAGTTGGGGTATCTGGTCGGTACGGCACCGGCGTTGGCGTCCTTGGCCGACGCCGAGGCCGAACCTGAGGCGTCTCGGTTGCGGGCGGAGGCTGGGCGGTTGTTTCGGTTGCTTGGGGGTGTGCCTACGTGGCTGGCGCAGCAGTTGGCTCCGCCTGCGGCGAGCGCCTGAGAGCTCGGGAGAGCATGTGTGTTGGGCGGCTGCGGGTAGATCGTGGCTGGCCGCGCAGTTCCCCGCGCCCCTAAAGGGGCGCTGCTGAGCCCCGGGCCACCAGAAACCGTTAGTTGCTCTGGACTCGTGCCAACAGGTCGCGGGCGAACGTCGTCACGGTGGTGCGGAGTTCGGGGTCGTGGGCCACGTAGACGACCACGGCCACGATCACCAGGAGCGTCAGGAAGCCGCGCAGGCTGCCGCCCCGGCTCCCGCTGTACGGCATGGGGCGGTGCATCTGGGGTGTGCCGCCGTGGATGCGGGCCATGTCGTGCATGTGGCGGTGGTGGCGCACGTTGTTCTGGTGGATCTGCTGGGCCTGCTGGGCGGCCTGTTGGGCCTGCTGCTGTGCCATCCAGGACGGGTCGGGCATCGGAATCTCCCCCGGGTTCGGTCCGGCTCTCGCCGTGTATCCAGGGGCACGCGGGCGGGGCGGGCCGGGTTCCCGGTGTCGGGGTGTGTTGCGCGGACCGTACGGGTCCGTGACACGGATGAGCGGAAGGGTACGTACCCGCGGCTTCAGTGGCCGTCCGCGAGACCGTCCGCTGCGAGGATTTCGCCGAGACTCATCACGAGGCAGCCGAACAGCGTGGTCAGCAGCTCTGCTTGACGATCCGTCAGAGTGGTCAGAGGTGTCAGGAACACCGCCGCGTCGGCATCGGTCCGCTCGCAGGCCTCGGCCACCTCGCGGGCCTTCCCCGGGCTCAGGAGAGTCCGCCTGGAATACGGCAGGGCCATCTTCTTGACTCCGCCGCCCGAGACACCGCGCCGCTGGGTGATCCGGCCCACGACCCGTGCGCCGCGCGCTGTCATCTCCGCGGCCGCCGAGTCCATGAGCGCGGCGAAGTCCTTCTGCTTGGCGGAGAAGTACCCGACGAGGACGACATCGGCCCCCGCGACCGCCAGGGCCGGAGCTTCCCGGTGCCGGGTCCGTACCCGCTCCGCGCGGCGGGCCGACCGCCGCTCGCGTCTTCGGTCCTGATGCATGGCCCACAGGCTAGACGCGCCGCCACCTGCGGCGATACGCGTTTTTCGGGCGCCCGGCCCCGAGGCCGGGGAGCAAGCTCAGCACGCGCCGGTGAAGTGCTCCCGCACCAGGGACTGCACGACCGTCAGGTTCTCGGCGATCAAGGCGTCCAGGAGGGCGGTGTGTTCGGCGGCGTCGGCCACCAGGTCGGCGCGGCCGCGGGAGACGGGGCCGCCGACCAGCGGCCACTGGGCGCGGCGGTGCAGGTCGTCCGCGATCTGCACCAGCTGGGCGTTGCCCGCGAGGGCGAGCACCGCGCGGTGGAAGGCCCGGTCGGACTCGGCGTAGGTCGCGCGGCAGCCCGACGACGCGGCCCGTACCGTCGCCTCGGCGAGCGGGCGCAGTTCAGCCCAGCGGGCGGCGGACACGGTGCGGGCGAGGCGCAGCATCACGGGGACTTCGATCAGGGCCCGGATCTCGGCGAGTTCGGCCAGCTCCCGTGTGCCGCGCTCGATGACGCGGAACCCCCGGTTGGGGACGACCTCGACGGCGCCCTCCAGCGCGAGCTGCTGCATCGCCTCCCGTACGGGCGTCGCGGACACTCCGAAGCGCTCGCCGAGCGCGGGCGCCGAGTACACCGCTCCGGGGGCGAGCTCTCCCGCGACGAGCGCGGTACGCAGGGCGTCGAGGATCTGCCCGCGCACGGAGGCACGCTGCACGACGGGGCGGGCGACGTCGGTGCGGGGGCGCGGGATGGGCGTCTCACTGTGCGTGTGCTCACCGCGAGCCGTGGCCCCGGCGCCGACACCGACACCGGTTCCGGACCCGGCACCTCCGGAGCCGACGCCCCGCTTCCGCTCCACGTCCGAGGCCTGCGCCTGCGCGGGCACCCGAACGGCCGCCGTACGGATGTCCGGGACCCCCGCCCCGGCGGAGCCGTGCGCGCTGCGCGGACCGGCCTGCTCCACGGGGTCCTCCTCCGGGCTTGGTGGTACTTGGGGGTCATTGCGGCGGTTGTTACCCGTCCGTCAAGCACCATAGGCGCACATGGCCTCAGTTCAAACATCCAAAAAAATGAGTAAGGTAAGCCTAACCTTTTAACGATCGTGAGGCGATGGTCCCCCATGCCCGCTCCCGCCCTGCCCTCGGGCACCCCGGCCGGCACCGGCGCCCGCCCGGCCCCCTCGGCCGTCACGGACGCGTACGCCCAGCTGACCAGGGTCTTTCCGGGGCTGAGCGTCATGGAGCTGGGACACGGGGAAGCGCCGCCACGGGACGGCGGCTGGGTCGCCGCCGCCGGGCTCGCGGAGGGCGGGGCCGGCCTCGACGCGTTTCTCGCCTGGGACGAGGCGCAGGTGATCCGGGACTACGGGCAGCGGGCGCGGCCGGATGTCGTGGCCAGCTTCGCGCTGCACCGTTACGCCTGGCCCGCCTGTCTGCTGATCACCGCTCCCTGGTTCCTGCGGCGCCGCGTACCCCGCTTCCCTGTGGAGCACGTCACATACGAGCGCGCCCTCGGCCGTATGGCCGTCCGCGTCACCTCCTTCGCCTGCCTGCCCGACGATCCGGCGGCCGCCCTGCCCGGCGCCCGGGTCGTACCGGACGAGGAGGCGCTGCGGGCGGAGGTGCGGGCCGCCGTGGCCGAGCACCTGGAGCCGGTCCTGGGCGGCTTCGGCCCGCGCATGCGGCGACGCGGCCGGGCCCTGTGGGGCATGGCGACCGACGAGGTCGTCGAGGGCCTCTGGTACGTCGCCCATCTGCTCGGCGAGGAGCGGCGCGCGATGCGCGAGCTGGAGCTGCTGCTGCCGGGGGCGACCCGGCCGTACGCCGGTTCCGCCGCGTTCCGCGAACTGACGGGTCCGAACGGGGAGTCCCTGCCGACCCGCGACCGGGCGAGCTGCTGCCTCTTCTACACCGTGCGCCCCGAGGACACCTGCGCCACCTGCCCGCGCACCTGCGACGCGGACCGTGTGACCAAGTTGATGGCCTCCGCCGCCAGTTGAGGCAGCCCGCGAAGGGCGGCCGTGGTCACGAGCCGGGCCGTACGTGCCCTAAGATCACCACAGACTGAGACCCCCTGCGGATTACAGGCGATTCACAATTTCCTCACTTGTCGCAGGAACTTTCCGTGGAACCATCCGTACGGGTAATCTTATTCGCACTCAACTCCCGTCCCTCGCGCGGCAGTTCGAGCAGAAAGTCGCCCTGCGCATCCCCTTGCACTCCCTTGGCGGCCTCTTGCCCCGAAACCCCCTGAGGGCCGACGGGTTTGGGCCACTATGGCGGGCGTTACGCCCTATCCCAATGCAAGGGACCCCAGATGAGACTGACCGATATATCGCTGAACTGGCTGCTTCCGGGCGCCGTTTTGCTCCTGGGCCTGCTGGCGGCGGTGGCTGTGCTCGCGCGCGGCAAGCGGTCCGGGGAGAGCGCGAGCAGCGACGACTCATGGGAGCGCAGCGAGGAGCGCCGCCGGCGCAAGGAGGCCCTCTACGGCACGGCTTCCTATGTGCTGCTGTTCTGCTGCGCCGCCGTCGCCGCGGCACTCTCCTTCCACGGCCTGGTCGGCTTCGGCCAGCAGAACCTCGGCCTCTCCGACGGCTGGGAGTACCTGGTTCCGTTCGGCCTGGACGGCGCGGCCATGTTCTGCTCCGTCCTCGCGGTGCGCGAGGCCAGCCACGGCGACGCGGCACTCGGCTCCCGGATACTCGTATGGACGTTCGCCAGTGCCGCGGCCTGGTTCAACTGGGTGCACGCGCCGCGGGGCATCGACCACGCGGGCGCTCCGCAGTTCTTCGCCGGCATGTCGATGTCGGCCGCTGTGCTCTTCGACCGCGCGCTGAAGCAGACCCGCCGTGCCGCGCTGCGTGAGCAGGGCCTGGTTCCGCGCCCGCTGCCGCAGATCCGCATCGTCCGCTGGCTGCGCGCGCCCCGTGAGACGTACAGCGCCTGGTCGTTGATGCTGCTGGAGAACGTCCGCACCCTTGACGAGGCCGTGGACGAGGTGCGCGAGGACAAGCGGCAGAAGGAGCAGACCCGTCTGCGCCGCCGGAACGAGGAGCGGGTCGAGCGGGCGCACCTCAAGGCGCTCAGCCGCGGCCACCGGGGCCTGCCGGGTCGCGGAGGCGGCCGACGAGAGCTGGAGACGACCGTGGAGCGGGCTCCCGCCCAGGCTTCCGCGGAGCCTGCCATATCTACCGCGGAGCAGCTGCCCGTACGCTCACGGCCGTCCCTTACCCCCGTCCGCAAGAGCACTGAGCCCATCACCGTCGACCTCACCGCGGAGGACGACACGATGGCCCTGCCCCGGCTCGACTCCCTGGAGCGCAAGCTCAAGGACCTTGAGCAGCAGTTCGGCTGAGGCCTGAGGCCCAGGCCCGGACCTGATCCCCAGCCCGGGTGCCCCGGCCGGATCTCTCCGGCCGGGCCCGGACAGGACTACGGCGGCGCGGTGGTTACCTACACCGCGCCGCCGTCCAGTTCGAACCACACCGCCTTGCCCACGCCGTGTGCCCGTACACCCCACGCGTCCGCGAGGGACTGTACGAGAACGAGGCCTCTGCCGTGCGTACCGTCGTCGGCGTTCGGTACCCGCAGTCTGGGCCTGCGTCCCACGAAGTCCCTTACTTCCACGCGGAGTCCGCGGGGTCCGACGGTGGCCGTCAGAACCGCGTCGTGGTCGGTGTGTATGAGTGCGTTGGTGACGAGCTCGCTGGTCAGCAGCTCGGCTATCTCGGACCTTCCCGGCTTCCCCCAGTGCCGTAACAGTTCCCTCAGCGCCTTACGGGCCTCTGGCACCGCCCGCAGGTCCGCCCTGCCGAGCCTGCGCCTGAGCTGTGCGCCGTCCGGCTGGTCCGTCGCCCTGTCGGCCTCTTCCTCCGCTGCCTTCGCTGAGGAGACCCCCATGGCCATGGGACCACCTCCTCGTACCTGCCTCTTCATGACCCCCGCCTGCACGCCGATGTCGGTTCCCCTCCTGCTCGAACACGCTCACGGGGATCCATGCCCCGTAGGGCACGTGACAGTCATGTCGAATCGTCAACCACCCGCCGGGCGGCCGCGGATGCGCGGCAACTCCGTGGGGAAGTGAATCGCTGGACACAGCCGTCCGAGCACCGGGAAGCCGCCGCGCACGACGACCGTTCGCCGGTGGAGGGGCGTCCGGAGCGCGCGCTGCGACAGTTCCTGCGCCCCGCGCAGTACTCCGACCCGGTGCCGCTGGTGCTGTCCGTGTGGCACATACCCGGCGAACCGACGCCCGTGGATGAGGCGTTGAGGGCCGCGTACGAACCCTTCACGACCGGCGCGGTCTGCGGAAAGCCCTGGTCGAGAAGTTGGTTCCGGATCGAGGGCCGCGTGCCCGAGGAACGGTCGGGCCGCCGAGTGGAGATGGTGGTCGACCCCGGGTTCACGGATGACAGCCCCAATTTCCAGGCGGAGGGACTCTGTACGACGTCGCGGGCGTCCCCTTCAAGGGCATTCACCCGCGCAACCGGCATCCGACCGTCGCGGCGCCCGAGAGGACAGGCGAGACCGTGCGGCTGCTACTGGAAGCGGCCGCCGACCCGGCGGTCCCGCACGGCTTCGAGCTTACGTCCATCGGGGACGTGCTGACCGCGGGCGATCGGCCCATCTACCGATTCGCGACTGCCGATCTCGCCGTACGCGACGAGGACGCCCCATGTGGTGGAGTCCGATGCCAACACCATGCCAACATGCGCGGGTGGCCGCGGCGCCGCCGCTCGAACCGCTGCTGAGCCCCTAGGGCCGCGGCACGTTCCGCAGATTGGAGCGGGCCATCTGCACCATGCGGCCGACTCCCCCGTCCAGCACCATCTTCGACGCGGACAAGGCGAATCCCGTCACCATCTCCGCGCTGATCTTCGGCGGGATGGACAGGGCGTTCGGGTCGGTGACGATGTCGACGAGAGCGGGGCCCTTGTGGCTGAAGGCGTCCTTCAGGGCGCCGGCGAGGTGCCTGGGCTTCTCGACCCGGATGGCGTGCGCCCCGCAGGCCCGGGCGACGGCCGCGAAGTCGGGGTTCTTGTTCGTCGTCCCGTACGAGGGCAGCCCGGCCACCAGCATCTCCAACTCGACCATGCTCAGGGCGGAGTTGTTGAAGAGGACGACCTTCACCGGCAGGTCGTACTGGACAAGGGTGAGGAAGTCGCCCATCAGCATGGCGAATCCGCCGTCGCCGGACATCGAGACGACCTGCCGGTTCCGGTCGGTGAACTGGGCGCCGATCGCCATCGGCAGCGCGTTCGCCATCGAACCGTGCGAGAACGAACCGATCACCCGGCGGCGGCCGTTGGGCGAGATGTAGCGGGCCGCCCAGACATTGCACATACCCGTGTCCACCGTGAAGATCGCGTCCTCGTCGGCGAGTTCGTCGAGCACGGAGGCGACGTACTCGGGATGGATGGGAACGTGCTTCTC containing:
- a CDS encoding (2Fe-2S)-binding protein produces the protein MPAPALPSGTPAGTGARPAPSAVTDAYAQLTRVFPGLSVMELGHGEAPPRDGGWVAAAGLAEGGAGLDAFLAWDEAQVIRDYGQRARPDVVASFALHRYAWPACLLITAPWFLRRRVPRFPVEHVTYERALGRMAVRVTSFACLPDDPAAALPGARVVPDEEALRAEVRAAVAEHLEPVLGGFGPRMRRRGRALWGMATDEVVEGLWYVAHLLGEERRAMRELELLLPGATRPYAGSAAFRELTGPNGESLPTRDRASCCLFYTVRPEDTCATCPRTCDADRVTKLMASAAS
- a CDS encoding ATP-binding protein; this translates as MAMGVSSAKAAEEEADRATDQPDGAQLRRRLGRADLRAVPEARKALRELLRHWGKPGRSEIAELLTSELVTNALIHTDHDAVLTATVGPRGLRVEVRDFVGRRPRLRVPNADDGTHGRGLVLVQSLADAWGVRAHGVGKAVWFELDGGAV
- a CDS encoding GntR family transcriptional regulator, encoding MEQAGPRSAHGSAGAGVPDIRTAAVRVPAQAQASDVERKRGVGSGGAGSGTGVGVGAGATARGEHTHSETPIPRPRTDVARPVVQRASVRGQILDALRTALVAGELAPGAVYSAPALGERFGVSATPVREAMQQLALEGAVEVVPNRGFRVIERGTRELAELAEIRALIEVPVMLRLARTVSAARWAELRPLAEATVRAASSGCRATYAESDRAFHRAVLALAGNAQLVQIADDLHRRAQWPLVGGPVSRGRADLVADAAEHTALLDALIAENLTVVQSLVREHFTGAC
- a CDS encoding FAD binding domain-containing protein, giving the protein MDFLRPASWEEALAAKAEHPTAVPIAGGTDVMVEINFDHRRPEYLLDLNRIGELSEWEVGEESVRLGASVPYTQIMENLRGELPGLALASHTVASPQIRNRGGVGGNLGTASPAGDAHPALLAAGAEVEVESVRGSRLIPIDEFYTGVKRNALAADELIRAVHIKKADGPQQYSKVGTRNAMVIAVCAFGLALHPSSRTVRTGIGSAAPTPVRAKAAEEFLNAALEEGGFWDNGKIITPSVAKQFADLCSAACNPIDDVRGTASYRRHAVGIMARRTLTWTWESYRGTAARTEGVA
- a CDS encoding PucR family transcriptional regulator, translated to MRLRALLDTDALGLRLLGGEDELDRTVRGVMTTDLKDPSRYLSGGELVLTGLAWRHDAGDSEPFVRILAGAGVAALAAGEAELGAVPDDLVQACVRHRLPLFAVNERVAFATITEHVVRQVSGERAGDLAAVVDRHRRMMTSGPAGGGPDVVLDLLGTDLDLRAWVLSPTGRPIAGSKAEGGALPADVCAKLAAEHLAAARTGRRGPHRVTVGTTPYSLFPVRSSGRSTGASRDVRETVLSDWVLAVEADAGDWPEERLDLLQGVTQLIAVERDRRDAARTVRRRLAQEVLELVQTGAAPAEIAARLRVAAPVLLPGLGAAPHWQVVVARVEWEGGEIEGGPVAQSLLEEILVDPLSAGPEHSDRIAVAHTGDEAIALVPLPAVSAEHDGSESGLLADTLLEAVRAPLSAGLNDDGRLTLGVSAAVHSAEGLRGALEEARHARRVAGARPGRVCAAGHQELASHVLLLPFVPDDVRRAFTARLLDPLRDYDRRHRAELIPTLEAFLDCDGSWTRCATRLHLHVNTLRYRVGRIEQLTSRDLSRLEDKLDFFLALRMS
- a CDS encoding (2Fe-2S)-binding protein translates to MRVNFTVNGRKQEADDVWEGESLLYVLRERMGLPGSKNACEQGECGSCTVRLDGVPVCSCLVAAGQVEGREVVTVEGLADFAKQRAEHGGCATGACGTSGTSGTTLDEAKHWAAKGHDSQTGEGGELSPIQQAFIDAGAVQCGFCTPGLLVAADEMLERTPNPTDADIREALSGNLCRCTGYEKIMDAVRLAAARQSEAV
- a CDS encoding DUF2637 domain-containing protein; translated protein: MRLTDISLNWLLPGAVLLLGLLAAVAVLARGKRSGESASSDDSWERSEERRRRKEALYGTASYVLLFCCAAVAAALSFHGLVGFGQQNLGLSDGWEYLVPFGLDGAAMFCSVLAVREASHGDAALGSRILVWTFASAAAWFNWVHAPRGIDHAGAPQFFAGMSMSAAVLFDRALKQTRRAALREQGLVPRPLPQIRIVRWLRAPRETYSAWSLMLLENVRTLDEAVDEVREDKRQKEQTRLRRRNEERVERAHLKALSRGHRGLPGRGGGRRELETTVERAPAQASAEPAISTAEQLPVRSRPSLTPVRKSTEPITVDLTAEDDTMALPRLDSLERKLKDLEQQFG